The following coding sequences lie in one Cryptococcus neoformans var. neoformans B-3501A chromosome 14, whole genome shotgun sequence genomic window:
- a CDS encoding hypothetical protein (Similar to gi|46133883|ref|XP_389257.1| hypothetical protein FG09081.1 [Gibberella zeae PH-1], FASTA scores: opt: 1814, E(): 8.5e-110, (50.595% identity (80.556% similar) in 504 aa overlap (49-549:26-528)); HMMPfam hit to Sugar_tr, Sugar (and other) transporter, score: 256.7, E(): 4e-74): MNLNEEKNVEAFALDSEDNKDGKDFDKSIVHLENAGAANSQQWDQLRLDAMAAEELEHSMGLKQALRVYPKAAFWSFSISLCIVMEGYDIGLLGSIIGLPTYREKYGHYSESAGSYQLSPSWQTAVGQASTIGCFIGIFACSWAQDRWGYRRTIQAALIALTGFIFIVFFAPNIEVLFVGQMLCGLPWGAFASSAVSYASDVTPVPLRGYLTTYVNLCWVIGQFIAAGVLQSTSTRTDQWGYRIPFAIQWLWPLPLFILVTLAPESPWYLVRKGKLEEAKQAVARLSRRGDVTDPAQTVAMMIRTNQIELANQTGSSYFDCFKGSDLRRTEIACLGWAAQILAGSTFANTPTYFFQQAGLSTANSFKLGLGTTALAFVGTCGSWITLTYFGRRTIYLSGLVVLTVLLFVVGGVSFPAETNSNAAWGQAAAILIWVLVYDFTVGPLAYCIVGEVSSTRLRSKTVGLSRNLYNILSVVSGILNTYQINPDAWNWKGKAGFFWGASAGLIATWAYFRLPECKGRTYRELDIMFERGIPARRFKDTVVDKEAEE, from the exons ATGAACCTCAACGAAGAGAAGAACGTAGAAGCATTCGCCTTGGACAGTGAAGATAAcaaggatggcaaggactTTGACAAATCGATCGTGCACCTAGAGAATGCCGGTGCAGCCAACAGTCAACAGTGGGATCAGCTTCGACTCGATGCGATGGCTGCCGAGGAGCTCGAACACTCCATGGGTTTAAAGCAGGCCTTGCGTGTTTATCCCAAGGCagctttctggtctttctcTATCTCACTCTGCATCGTCATGGAGGGGTATGACATCGGCT TGCTTGGTAGCATCATCGGACTGCCCACCTATCGTGAAAAGTATGGACACTATTCCGAAAGTGCCGGCAGCTACCAGTTATCTCCCTCTTGGCAGACTGCCGTTGGTCAAGCCTCAACTATCGGCTGCTTCAT TGGTATTTTTGCATGCTCCTGGGCCCAAGACAGATGGGGATATCGCCGAACAATCCAGGCGGCACTCATCGCCCTTACTGGCTTCATTTTTATCGTCTTCTTTGCGCCTAATATCGAAGTTCTCTTTGTCGGACAA ATGCTCTGCGGTCTACCCTGGGGAGCTTTTGCTAGT TCTGCGGTATCTTACGCAAGTGACGTGACGCCAGTCCCACTACGTGGCTACCTCACAAC CTATGTCAATTTGTGCTGGGTCATTGGACAATTCATCGCTGCTGGGGTATTGCAAAGCACTTCGACCCGGACTGATCAATGGGGATACAGA ATCCCGTTTGCGATTCAGTGGCTCTggcctcttcccctcttcatcctcgtaACGTTGGCGCCAGAGAGTCCATGGTACCTGGTCCGTAAAGGAAAACTGGAAGAGGCGAAACAGGCTGTGGCGAGACTTTCCAGGAGAGGCGATGTCACCGATCCCGCCCAGACGGTAGCCATGATG ATCCGTACCAACCAAATCGAGCTCGCGAATCAAACTGGCTCCAGCTATTTC GATTGTTTCAAAGGCAGCGATCTTCGCCGTACGGAAATTGCGTGTCTGGGATGGGCTGCCCAGATCCTTGCCGGTAGTACTTTTGCGAATACACCTACTTACTTTTTCCAGCAAG CTGGACTCAGTACCGCAAATTCTTTCAAGCTGGGCCTTGGGACTACAGCACTAGCCTTTGTTGGTACTTGCGGTTCTTGGATCACTCTTACG TACTTTGGGCGGCGAACTATTTACTTGTCCGGTCTGGTGGTCCTCACTGTTCT GCTTTTCGTCGTGGGTGGGGTCTCCTTCCCAGCAGAGACCAACAGCAACGCTGC CTGGGGTCAAGCCGCAGCAATTTTAATCTGGGTTCTTGTATATGACTTCACTGTCGGC CCGCTAGCCTATTGTATCGTAGGCGAAGTATCGTCAACCCGTCTGAGGTCAAAGACAGTTGGTCTATCTAGGAACCTCTACAACATTCTCAGTGTCGTCTCTGGAATCCTCAACACCTACCAGATAAACCCGGACGCGTGGAActggaaaggaaaagctgGTTTCTTCTGG GGAGCATCCGCCGGGCTCATCGCCACTTGGGCGTACTTCCGATTGCCCGAATGCAAGGGTAGAACGTATCGAGAGCTCGACATCATGTTTGAGCGTGGCATTCCCGCTAGACGATTCAAGGACACGGTCGTCGACAAAGAGGCTGAGGAGTAA
- a CDS encoding hypothetical protein (HMMPfam hit to GAF, GAF domain, score: 38.6, E(): 1.8e-08; HMMPfam hit to HATPase_c, Histidine kinase-, DNA gyrase B-, and HSP90-like ATPase, score: 84.0, E(): 3.8e-22; HMMPfam hit to Response_reg, Response regulator receiver domain, score: 68.6, E(): 1.6e-17) — protein sequence MPLTSLPIASSETSKAQVLEKNDSMSLDDRDTLDESSQEPRAVHLNTSSSGPSNQDPNIPNVPMTDEPRQSHSTSKLAEERTKKFKHPQGMTRENMEKLGDEYKMETKHGKKASSKQEKKAKVRPMKGDYRESSEEEPKKPSKRRARRPRSRGSWVSRREQSLDDPFLRAARDALDPALLDSATNSSTSISLADLGHNFAAERVRVREYFQKNGYLPPPRQTEEASRRRLRVIRRLGLENAETFQVETIDRLARLAVSFFKTNAAVISVIGKSKQLFLSEIGFGARTCDVDMSVCYHAMTMSQAGDQCIVINDASKDWRFRKNPLVDEGRGPVQFYAGSPLRVGQGSKEAIIGTLCVVDDKPRDDFGEDQRELLADLARCVVSELELLYSQQAAIESAKLHQISVDFLRRSLKHRPLERAGRSAGITTGSGSTPMEGVRAGNDGSSASGSTRSSGSQKRIEGADEHQSDETVDIYDEACREIRFALDAYAVAVVDLSQFHLFYPAYQNSSAGAGSTRAGSVMGTMTGSGATTVRPGASSSMDQTTSMTSTVEEEDNPWDSKKKQARPTYPMNDPLAPLAVLGYSCAHDNYAFNFTTSPAARKIVADFIANNVTTRKVWYTRDDSEGIAASITHLMPQGTETSLALPVFGFDGQVSFAVVACWKDPLYTYPAGAMQFVETIAGSLLASVLKERLLQAERAQLNFASAASHELRTPLHQINAAANILRTSLQPVLQSSYAPDETPSQLSADDRQEVLAQLDLIDSNSLSLAGILENVIDTLDVGKMSESQGTENDHTPDIVTSRDTSRAVSLSAALEKVVDDAMELESKTRRAVGGKGLEDVEVILEVLPRQRGGWLTTKDIGPLARATGKVIHNAIKFTDKGHVHITVQDVSREVILPAGYDNSLKVSTVSIDIKDNGRGMSANFLDREILQPFSKEDPFVSGSGLGLTLTQRILELIGGKIAIASSPGKGTLVHIEVPVQLLNDDNNSDQDDLGRNDGASDAIEESNAIRTDGIYLIGFATAKNSALRRVGKSLTRQLKLHKCRVVTEINYASLIVTPEGGVTDAVLARLCRSARPCVQVIVLERDRTRYGSIYIPNPLHAHTNPQRSPSSPAATLLTPQDQEYLDRIPIIRLARPLRPSVVRRIMDPTPRMPEKPERYVSDVVGGDEAKEKAAMGARPSIEHVQRPPSANAPFNEGAEFKPHPITSAYPTISTSTAPPATLEGGSSSDVGSGSETQNEDQPSVSSISMSGSDMRSGTEELSGMSVSANGTSGVSEISESAVYGGSETSDRLTTEVNGKNERKSDKASMPSAKGLTLLKVLVVEDNVINRKILTTMLRRASCSFAEAVDGVDAVDQFSTFQPDLVLLDITMPRKDGFAAAAEMRRLETVRQIAENDVPDPSSPIAAELIENALRSLDLNAHAPVPSSACSSAGSSHSIKLKKRARIIAVTAMSAEHQKRKGLYECGIDHWMTKPLSMSVLRSMVEKMKEEINEGT from the exons ATGCCTTTAACATCCCTTCCCATTGCCTCATCAGAAACGTCTAAAGCTCAAGTATTGGAAAAAAATGACAGTATGAGCCTTGATGACAGAGATACCTTGGATGAGAGCAGTCAGGAGCCCCGTGCTGTTCATCTCAatacatcttcttctggtcCTTCGAACCAAGACCCTAATATCCCCAACGTTCCCATGACCGACGAGCCCAGGCAATCTCATTCTACAAGCAAACTCGCGGAGGAAAGGACAAAGAAGTTCAAACATCCGCAAGGTATGACTCGGGAGAACATGGAGAAGCTTGGTGATGAGTACAAAATGGAAACGAAACACGGAAAGAAAGCGTCATCGAAACaggaaaagaaggcgaaAGTTCGACCAATGAAGGGAGATTACAGGGAATcatctgaagaagagccaaAGAAGCCGAGTAAAAGACGTGCACGTCGGCCGAGGTCGCGAGGGTCTTGGGTCAGTCGACGTGAGCAGTCCCTTGATGATCCCTTTCTCCGTGCTGCTCGAGATGCGTTAGATCCAGCATTATTAGACTCTGCTACCAATTCTTCTACATCAATTTCACTCGCCGACCTTGGTCACAACTTCGCGGCAGAAAGAGTCAGGGTGAGAGAATATTTTCAGAAGAACGGgtatcttcctccaccgcgGCAAACAGAAGAAGCATCCCGACGGCGCCTGCGAGTCATTCGACGACTTGGTCTTGAAAATGCCGAAACATTTCAGGTTGAAACCATTGACAGACTCGCCCGTCTTGCCGTTTCGTTTTTCAAGACTAACGCGGCAGTTATCAGCGTCATCGGCAAAAGCAAACAGCTGTTCCTTTCCGAAATCGGCTTTGGCGCACGGACATGCGACGTGGACATGTCCGTATGTTATCACGCAATGACAATGTCCCAAGCCGGGGATCAGTGTATTGTAATTAACGACGCGAGCAAAGATTGGCGGTTTAGGAAGAATCCacttgttgatgaaggaagaggaccaGTGCAGTTCTACGCTGGCTCGCCTTTGAGGGTAGGACAAGGGTCGAAAGAGGCCATTATCGGGACCTTGTGTGTAGTGGACGACAAGCCGAGAGACGATTTTGGAGAGGATCAGCGTGAACTGTTGGCGGATCTTGCGAGGTGTGTAGTGAGCGAGTTGGAATTACTTTACTCTCAACAAGCTGCGATCGAAAGCGCCAAACTTCATCAGATCTCCGTCGACTTCTTACGACGTTCGCTTAAGCATCGGCCGTTAGAGCGTGCGGGAAGATCAGCAGGTATCACAACTGGTTCCGGCTCGACGCCTATGGAAGGTGTCAGGGCTGGTAACGATGGTTCATCCGCGAGTGGTTCGACAAGAAGCTCAGGCAGTCAAAAACGGATTGAAGGAGCAGACGAGCACCAGAGTGATGAGACGGTCGACATCTACGACGAGGCATGTCGAGAGATCCGGTTTGCTCTGGACGCGTACGCTGTCGCTGTCGTCGATCTGTCGCAGTTCCATCTTTTCTACCCGGCTTACCAAAACTCCTCAGCGGGCGCTGGATCAACTCGAGCAGGATCAGTGATGGGGACGATGACGGGGAGCGGAGCGACTACTGTCAGACCTGGGGCATCTTCAAGCATGGACCAAACCACTTCAATGACTTCAactgttgaagaggaggataaTCCTTGGGactcgaagaagaaacaggCTCGCCCAACCTATCCCATGAACGATCCTTTAGCACCT TTAGCAGTGCTGGGCTACAGTTGTGCCCATGACAACTATGCTTTTAACTTTACTACTTCACCGGCGGCAAGAAAGATTGTGGCCGACTTCATCGCGAACAACGTCACC ACAAGGAAAGTGTGGTACACACGGGATGACAGCGAGGGTATCGCTGCTAGTATAACCCACCTCATGCCTCAAGGCACTGAAACGAGTTTGGCATTGCCTGTATTTGGCTTCGACGGTCAG GTCTCATTTGCAGTTGTCGCGTGCTGGAAAGATCCTCTCTACACATATCCTGCTGGTGCAATGCAGTTCGTTGAAACGATTGCTGGTAGTTTACTGGCGTCTG TGTTGAAGGAACGGTTACTCCAAGCGGAGCGAGCGCAGTTGAACTTCGCTTCAGCCGCCAGTCATGAACTCAGAACACCCCTTCACCAAATCAATGCTGCCGCCAATATCCTTCGAACCTCTCTACAACCTGTTTTGCAGTCTTCTTATGCACCTGACGAAACGCCTTCGCAGCTATCGGCGGATGATCGACAAGAGGTGCTAGCTCAATTAGATCTGATAGACAGCAACAGTTTATCATTAGCGGGTATTTTGGAGAACGTTATCGACACATTGGATGTGGGCAAGATGTCCGAGTCTCAAGGCACTGAGAATGACCACACGCCAGATATCGTCACATCAAGAGATACTTCACGAGCAGTCAGTTTGTCCGCTGCTTTGGAAAAGGTGGTCGACGATGCTATGGAGTTGGAGTCAAAGACGAGGCGTGCCGTGGGAGGAAAGGGtttggaggatgtggaggtTATACTGGAAGTGTTGCCGAGGCAGAGGGGTGGATGGTTAACGACCAAAGATATCGGGCCATTGGCTAGAGCTACTGGGAAGGTTATTCACAACGCGATCAAGTTTACAGACAA GGGCCATGTGCATATCACAGTTCAAGATGTATCTCGCGAAGTCATCTTGCCTGCTGGCTATGATAATTCTCTCAAAGTATCCACAGTATCAATCGATATCAAAGACAATGGACGTGGAA TGTCTGCCAATTTCCTTGATAGAGAGATCCTTCAACCTTTCTCCAAGGAGGATCCTTTTGTTTCTGGTTCTGGTCTTGGCCTCACGCTCACTCAGCGCATCCTCGAACTCATTGGAGGCAAGATCGCCATTGCCTCGTCACCTGGCAAGGGCACATTGGTCCATATTGAAGTTCCAGTTCAACTTCTTAACGATGATAACAACTCCGATCAAGATGATCTTGGTCGTAATGATGGCGCATCTGACGCGATAGAAGAGTCAAATGCCATTCGAACGGATGGTATCTATCTCATAGGATTTGCCACGGCCAAGAACTCTGCATTACGCCGAGTCGGCAAGTCTCTCACACGGCAGTTGAAACTTCACAAGTGCCGAGTGGTTACCGAGATCAATTACGCCAGCTTAATCGTGACGCCGGAGGGAGGAGTAACCGATGCTGTGTTGGCGAGATTGTGTCGATCAGCGAGGCCATGTGTGCAAGTGATTGTTTTGGAAAGGGACCGGACCAGATACGGTTCCATTTACATTCCAAACCCTTTGCACGCCCATACCAATCCTCAAAGATCGCCTTCCAGTCCGGCAGCAACTCTTCTCACACCTCAAGATCAGGAGTATCTGGACCGGATTCCTATCATCCGCCTCGCAAGACCACTACGACCTAGTGTTGTAAGACGTATCATGGATCCTACTCCTAGAATGCCCGAAAAACCTGAGAGATACGTATCAGATGTCGTTGGGGGTGATGAGGCGAAGGAAAAAGCCGCGATGGGCGCGAGACCATCCATTGAACATGTTCAAAGGCCGCCATCAGCCAATGCTCCCTTTAATGAAGGTGCTGAATTTAAACCACATCCGATAACATCAGCATACCCTACAATTTCAACATCTACGGCTCCGCCTGCGACATTGGAGGGAGGTAGCTCGAGTGATGTGGGAAGTGGGAGCGAGACGCAGAATGAGGATCAGCCGTCTGTGTCCTCCATTTCAATGAGCGGTAGCGATATGCGTAGCGGAACGGAAGAACTTTCGGGGATGTCGGTCTCGGCTAATGGAACAAGTGGAGTTAGTGAAATTAGTGAGAGTGCAGTATACGGTGGAAGCGAGACTAGCGACCGTTTAACAACGGAAGTGAATGGTAAAAATGAGAGGAAGTCGGACAAAGCCAGTATGCCGTCGGCAAAAGGCCTTACTTTACTTAAAG TGCTTGTCGTGGAGGATAATGTGATCAATCGAAAGATCCTGACGACCATGCTTCGACGAGCG TCTTGCAGCTTTGCTGAAGCCGTTGATGGAGTCGACGCTGTGGATCAGTTTTCAACTTTTCAACCCGACTTGGTTCTTCTCGACATAACGATGCCACGCAAAGATGGTttcgccgccgccgcggAAATGCGTCGGCTTGAAACAGTCCGTCAGATCGCCGAAAACGATGTTCCCGATCCTTCAAGCCCTATCGCCGCCGAATTGATCGAGAACGCATTACGATCACTTGACCTCAACGCCCATGCACCAGTGCCATCAAGTGCCTGTTCATCTGCTGGAAGCAGCCACAGTATcaaattgaagaagagagcaaGGATTATCGCAGTAACGGCCATGAGTGCTGAACAccaaaagaggaaggggttATACGAGTGTGGTATTGATCATTGGATGACCAAGCCGTTGAGTATGAGCGTGTTGAGATCGATGGTAGAgaaaatgaaggaggaaatCAATGAGGGCACGTAA